A single region of the Triticum dicoccoides isolate Atlit2015 ecotype Zavitan chromosome 2B, WEW_v2.0, whole genome shotgun sequence genome encodes:
- the LOC119369024 gene encoding uncharacterized protein LOC119369024 translates to MSGSAMAPVELISAQFVSMSTQVFIRFVPNSFAMRTTKIEKEKAKEQKEAAKREAKSKVGYLVQETSVEIPVFPYGYRNCIPVPDWVKIPRGVDRAAYIEANLSTDYLPSTPNKAQFKNLYAQLRQHSYPIASHVLQSSREYVSPEIVRDGKIIPKSNNIGTPVTSYLDKDMRDTYHFIRIWDDNKGGRYIDFLRENASGYVLAFRVFVNLAQAGAARLCYFTDEPEIAVKLSKLFDFAETNLHSSYSIVKLVKFGKNSMVRAVDRFARVYANPAMKEDFKTKLAVHFWLLVLGEAPRSDIFKRRMYKTIFTENEEETAPIGDIYQVCTNSWNYSSKAICLLRLFLLATAMGAVLMEQRPNKIDSSTPHPSLQEYFDELATFRRSAQERCGWISGQNIHDVYDLQKQKVDGKYLYGEDAYNRLSDRCNSLLMFSELVLMVIMRETPYQKLLYLDDYSAKESEKPLVDEAVF, encoded by the exons ATGTCTGGTAGTGCGATGGCTCCTGTGGAACTAATCTCTGCACAATTTGTTTCAATGAGCACCCAG GTAtttatcagatttgttccaaattcATTTGCAATGCGTACAACAAAG ATTGAAAAGGAGAAGGCAAAAGAACAAAAGGAAGCAGCAAAGAGAGAAGCAAAGTCAAAAGTGGGATATTTGGTGCAGGAAACATCTGTG GAAATTCCTGTTTTCCCTTATGGTTATAGAAATTGTATACCGGTTCCTGATTGGGTCAAAATTCCTCGTGGTGTTGATCGTGCAGCTTACATTGAAGCGAACTTGTCAACTGATTATCTCCCTTCAACACCCAATAAAGCGCAGTTCAAAAATCTCTATGCCCAGCTTCGTCAGCATTCTTATCCCATTGCCTCACACGTACTGCAGTCCTCAAGGGAGTATGTTTCACCTGAAATTGTGCGGGATGGGAAGATTATCCCCAAGTCGAATAATATTGGCACGCCCGTTACTTCTTATCTTGACAAAGACATGAGG GATACTTATCATTTCATACGCATTTGGGATGACAATAAAGGCGGCCGATATATTGATTTCCTTAGGGAAAATGCGTCTGGCTATGTTCTTGCCTTCAGAGTGTTTGTGAATTTAGCTCAGGCAGGGGCTGCCCGTTTGTGCTACTTCACTGATGAGCCCGAAATCGCAGTGAAGTTGTCAAAGCTCTTTGATTTTGCCGAAACTAATCTACATTCAAGTTACAGTATAGT GAAGCTTGTGAAGTTTGGTAAAAATTCAATGGTGAGAGCAGTTGATCGATTTGCAAGAGTCTATGCTAACCCAGCCATGAAGGAAGATTTTAAAACAAAGCTTGCTGTTCACTTTTGGCTGTTAGTCTTGGGAGAAGCTCCGCGGTCTGACATTTTCAAGAGGCGAATGTACAAGACTATATTTACGGAAAATGAAGAAGAAACTGCTCCAATTGGTGACATCTATCAAGTTTGTACCAACAGCTGGAACTACTCGTCCAAGGCAATTTGTCTTCTCCGTTTATTTCTTCTTGCAACTGCGATGGGAGCTGTCTTGATGGAGCAGAGACCGAATAAGATTGATTCCAGCACACCTCACCCTAGCCTTCAGGAATACTTTGATGAATTGGCGACATTCAGGAGATCTGCTCAGGAGAGATGTGGCTGGATTTCAGGCCAAAATATTCATGATGTGTATGACTTGCAAAAGCAAAAAGTTGATGGGAAGTACTTATACGGAGAAGATGCCTACAATAGGCTTTCTGATCGCTGCAATTCTCTGCTCATGTTTTCCGAGCTTGTCCTCATGGTTATAATGCGGGAGACGCCCTATCAGAAACTCCTTTATCTAGATGACTATTCGGCCAAAGAATCTGAGAAGCCCTTAGTTGACGAAGCTGTTTTTTAA